One Polycladomyces zharkentensis genomic region harbors:
- the asnS gene encoding asparagine--tRNA ligase: MVLTMIRDIAAHVGKEVKLGGWLYNKRSSGKIQFLQIRDGSGVIQGVLVKSQVSPEVWEKANRLTQESSLYVQGTVRKDDRAPSGYELDVTDVDIIQVADEYPISLKEHGVEFLMDHRHLWIRTPRQQAILRIRAEIIRAIQDYLNHNGFTLVDPPILTPSSCEGTTTLFHTKYFDEDAYLTQSGQLYLEAAAMALGRVYSFGPAFRAEKSKTRRHLIEFWMIEPEMAFVDHEGNMKIQEELVSHVVQHVLNQCRRELETIGRDIAPLERVKPPFPRITYDEAVELLKKEGFEFEWGEDFGAPHETKIAESFDRPVFITHYPTEIKAFYMKPDPNRPEVVLGADLIAPEGYGEIIGGSQRIDDPQLLEQRFQEHNLPREAYQWYMDLRKYGTVPHSGFGLGLERTVAWICGLDHVRETIPFPRMLNRLYP, encoded by the coding sequence ATGGTGTTAACCATGATTCGGGATATCGCCGCCCATGTTGGAAAAGAAGTGAAGTTGGGCGGATGGCTTTATAATAAACGATCCAGCGGTAAGATTCAGTTTCTGCAGATTCGTGACGGTTCCGGCGTGATTCAAGGCGTTTTGGTAAAAAGTCAAGTCTCCCCGGAAGTGTGGGAGAAGGCGAACCGGTTGACACAAGAGAGTTCCTTGTATGTGCAGGGCACGGTTCGCAAGGACGACCGGGCTCCCAGCGGATACGAGTTGGACGTGACTGACGTCGACATCATCCAGGTGGCGGACGAATATCCGATCTCACTGAAAGAACACGGAGTCGAATTCCTGATGGACCATCGCCATCTGTGGATTCGCACTCCGCGGCAACAAGCGATTCTGCGGATTCGTGCGGAAATCATCCGCGCGATTCAGGACTATCTGAACCACAACGGGTTTACGCTGGTGGACCCGCCGATCTTAACACCGTCTTCCTGTGAAGGAACGACAACGCTCTTTCACACCAAATATTTCGATGAAGATGCCTATTTGACGCAGAGTGGGCAGCTGTATTTGGAAGCGGCCGCGATGGCGCTGGGACGGGTGTATTCATTCGGTCCGGCGTTCCGTGCGGAAAAATCCAAAACACGGCGCCACCTGATTGAGTTTTGGATGATCGAACCGGAAATGGCGTTCGTCGACCACGAAGGGAACATGAAGATCCAGGAGGAATTGGTATCCCACGTGGTACAGCACGTCCTGAACCAATGTCGGCGGGAACTGGAAACCATCGGTCGCGACATCGCGCCTTTGGAAAGGGTGAAACCGCCTTTTCCGAGGATTACTTATGATGAAGCGGTGGAATTGTTAAAGAAGGAAGGATTTGAGTTTGAGTGGGGCGAAGATTTCGGAGCACCCCATGAAACCAAAATCGCCGAGAGTTTCGATCGCCCGGTGTTCATCACCCACTATCCCACGGAGATCAAGGCATTTTACATGAAACCCGATCCCAACCGGCCGGAAGTCGTGCTGGGAGCGGATTTGATCGCACCGGAAGGCTATGGGGAAATCATCGGAGGCAGTCAACGGATCGACGATCCCCAACTGCTGGAACAGCGATTCCAAGAACACAACTTGCCGCGTGAGGCGTACCAATGGTACATGGATCTTCGTAAATACGGCACCGTCCCGCATTCCGGATTCGGTCTGGGATTGGAACGGACGGTAGCCTGGATTTGCGGTTTGGATCATGTTCGTGAAACGATTCCGTTCCCGCGGATGTTGAACCGATTGTATCCGTAA
- a CDS encoding DnaD domain-containing protein has translation MDRKRSPHTALVQMLQEGSISLPVVLFTQYKRLGLSEGEVMLLIHIMLYQEKEGKSFPTVSELEERMSVSADQVVRWLQSLVRGGFLSIDEEVTENGIHSERYSTRPLLQQLAAAYLEGEVPDMTEEEGEEDVYGRLFQTFEQEFGRPLSPMECETLSHWIDQDGYSTELILAALREAVFSNKLNFRYIDRILLEWQRNRIQTPEEAIEYAKKFHQKGVLYQSTPHQKKDGFSFYNWVNQN, from the coding sequence ATGGATCGAAAGCGGTCGCCGCACACCGCGCTCGTCCAGATGTTGCAGGAAGGGTCCATTTCTTTACCGGTCGTGTTGTTCACCCAGTACAAACGGTTGGGCCTTTCCGAAGGGGAAGTGATGCTGCTCATTCACATCATGTTGTATCAGGAAAAGGAAGGGAAGTCCTTCCCGACGGTAAGCGAGCTGGAAGAGCGGATGAGTGTGTCGGCGGACCAAGTCGTTCGGTGGCTCCAATCCCTGGTACGCGGTGGCTTTTTGTCCATAGACGAAGAAGTGACGGAGAACGGAATTCACAGTGAACGGTATTCCACCAGACCACTGTTGCAACAATTGGCCGCCGCTTATTTGGAAGGCGAGGTCCCCGATATGACGGAAGAGGAGGGAGAGGAAGACGTTTACGGACGACTGTTTCAAACGTTTGAGCAAGAGTTCGGGCGTCCGTTGTCGCCGATGGAGTGTGAAACATTGTCCCATTGGATTGACCAGGATGGTTATTCCACCGAGCTGATCCTGGCGGCTCTGCGGGAGGCGGTTTTCAGCAACAAATTGAATTTCCGTTACATTGACCGTATATTGTTGGAGTGGCAACGCAACCGGATTCAAACGCCCGAAGAAGCAATCGAGTATGCCAAAAAGTTTCACCAAAAGGGCGTGCTGTACCAATCAACGCCTCACCAGAAAAAGGACGGGTTTTCGTTTTACAACTGGGTAAACCAGAATTAA
- a CDS encoding YheC/YheD family protein: MTYDVGILVNRYIFRQCLLGKSPYESFALYDRFARREGLRAVFFSLEDIAFDDLSVRAHIWKGPGNYQIRRIPLPTVIHNRVRPTSREAQGRLFRLRTLPFTQLFNANNRMNKWFMYDCLKHDSELVQHLPETARLTPETAISFLKKHGSVYIKPTNKSLGIGLVRLDPLRDEEIWVASTPYRFRRTLYSIPELKAFISRLGRKGETIVQQPVSLSRIGERPIDLRVAVQRDRQGKWQVSGIVARVGPEHGIATNVAVGGRAVPLKSVYSQFEGLCPLPRLKEQIERIVLQAAERLSEKIPGMADLGFDVGVDQKGHLWIIEVNGRDLRITFRQAQEWGQWHETFAKPMEYAGWLLRQQPHIQPPKPTVAWLTPGSLPVTPDGGGSVETCVREILPHLAETHQVYLIGKNIQTEHALCVPCRADHSQCYLKEAIGHLRRLRPQLIHIDNRPAYVRQVRSACPDARITLYLHSETYATPPMMDKNSLRKSIRLADRVMTNSRFMAQWLYRLFPRMADKVTVVPLGVNLERFPPIGDPDVLRQRIELRKTMGLEEKKVILYVGRVIEQKGLAFLLRALPIIRQKHPDTALVIVGSSRYGRHVETPYAKEIQEQIRSLKEDVHWIPHVPHTEVPRYYQMADVLVTPSIGPEAFCLVNVEGMATGLPVVSVKTGGISEVVEDGVSGILVTKNYLAKRLARACIDLFDHPHKMEQLSQAARKRVEDHYRWELVAERFQTVFQQLMQTTIDATG, translated from the coding sequence ATGACATATGACGTAGGTATTTTGGTAAATCGGTACATTTTTCGTCAATGCCTTTTGGGTAAATCCCCCTATGAGTCTTTCGCCCTGTATGACCGGTTTGCCAGGCGCGAAGGGCTGCGTGCCGTATTTTTCTCTCTGGAGGATATCGCATTTGATGACTTGTCGGTGCGCGCACATATCTGGAAGGGACCGGGTAACTATCAAATTCGTCGGATTCCCCTGCCAACGGTGATTCATAATCGTGTGCGGCCCACATCACGCGAGGCACAGGGACGCTTATTCCGCTTGCGTACCCTGCCTTTCACGCAACTCTTCAATGCTAACAACCGAATGAATAAATGGTTCATGTACGACTGTCTGAAACATGACTCCGAACTGGTTCAGCATTTGCCTGAAACGGCCAGACTGACTCCAGAAACCGCGATATCGTTTTTGAAAAAGCACGGTTCCGTCTATATCAAACCGACCAACAAAAGTTTGGGGATCGGTTTGGTACGATTGGATCCGTTGAGGGATGAGGAAATCTGGGTGGCGTCCACTCCTTACCGATTCAGAAGGACGTTGTATTCAATACCTGAGCTGAAGGCGTTTATCAGCAGACTTGGCCGGAAAGGGGAAACCATCGTGCAGCAGCCGGTTTCACTTTCCCGTATAGGCGAGCGACCCATCGATCTGCGGGTGGCCGTTCAACGCGATCGGCAAGGAAAGTGGCAAGTATCGGGGATCGTCGCACGTGTGGGTCCTGAACACGGTATCGCGACCAATGTGGCTGTGGGTGGCCGGGCGGTACCGCTCAAGTCAGTTTATTCCCAATTCGAAGGGTTGTGCCCGCTTCCCAGGTTGAAAGAGCAAATCGAACGGATCGTGTTACAAGCGGCGGAACGATTGTCAGAAAAGATACCGGGAATGGCCGATCTCGGTTTTGATGTGGGTGTGGATCAAAAGGGACATTTGTGGATCATCGAGGTGAATGGCCGCGATTTGCGCATTACGTTTCGCCAAGCCCAGGAATGGGGACAATGGCATGAAACGTTTGCCAAACCCATGGAATATGCCGGTTGGCTGTTGCGACAGCAGCCGCATATACAACCGCCCAAACCGACGGTAGCATGGTTGACACCCGGCTCCCTCCCGGTGACACCCGATGGAGGCGGATCGGTGGAGACATGTGTACGCGAAATATTGCCGCATTTGGCCGAGACACATCAAGTGTACCTGATTGGAAAAAACATCCAAACGGAACACGCATTGTGCGTTCCATGTCGAGCCGACCATTCGCAATGTTATCTCAAGGAAGCGATTGGTCATCTGAGACGCTTACGCCCGCAGTTGATTCACATCGATAACCGTCCGGCGTATGTCCGACAGGTCCGGTCGGCATGTCCGGATGCCCGCATTACGTTGTATCTTCATTCGGAGACGTATGCGACACCGCCGATGATGGACAAAAATTCATTGCGAAAGAGTATCCGGTTGGCAGACCGGGTGATGACGAACAGCCGCTTCATGGCCCAATGGTTGTACCGGCTATTTCCACGAATGGCAGACAAGGTGACAGTTGTGCCGCTGGGCGTCAATCTGGAGAGATTCCCTCCCATCGGCGACCCTGATGTACTGCGCCAACGCATCGAGCTCCGAAAAACCATGGGTCTGGAAGAGAAAAAGGTGATTTTATATGTTGGCAGGGTCATCGAACAAAAGGGACTGGCATTTTTACTCCGCGCCTTACCGATCATTCGACAAAAACATCCGGATACTGCATTGGTGATTGTCGGCAGCAGTCGCTACGGCCGTCATGTGGAAACACCTTATGCAAAAGAAATTCAGGAACAGATCCGCTCATTGAAAGAGGACGTTCATTGGATTCCCCACGTCCCGCATACGGAAGTGCCGCGATATTATCAGATGGCCGATGTATTGGTAACCCCGTCCATCGGACCGGAAGCGTTTTGTTTGGTCAATGTGGAAGGGATGGCAACCGGTTTGCCTGTCGTATCGGTAAAAACGGGAGGTATTTCGGAGGTGGTGGAGGACGGCGTATCCGGTATTCTCGTTACCAAAAATTATCTGGCCAAACGTTTGGCCCGGGCTTGCATCGATTTGTTCGATCACCCGCACAAGATGGAGCAATTGAGCCAGGCCGCCCGAAAGCGTGTGGAGGACCACTATCGATGGGAATTGGTGGCCGAGCGCTTCCAAACCGTTTTCCAACAACTCATGCAAACGACCATCGATGCAACCGGTTGA